tttttcaaaattaatagatACCAAAGGGATAATTACACCAATCAATTATTTGAATTATCTtaattctaaaattcaacttactcaaactcaaaacttaaattatttatttgagtttACTCGAAAAAactgaataactcgaataactcaatttgattaacttaaaattcgaaaaagattttaattttttctagtcAAATTAAATTTTGCTCACCCttaataatattaacattattccaaatatgcatattaaattttgttaaagtttTTTCATAATCttgttttacatttttttaaaatatatattattttttaatatttattaatttcatatattgtaattaaaattttaaacataaaaaaatattttttaatatttacttataatatttttaagatttaattttcatataatatacataaaaataatatatcgtAAACTTAAAAATAGATGGATAAAATTATTCACAAAGTTTAACTTATTTCTAAACCGATGATATTTTCTAAGAGATCAATTATTTTCTGTCTATATTTGGATAGGTTGGGTTTTAGAGAATCATAAAGTGAATCAATAAATTTCATCATACCACCTTattaacaaacaaataaataatatttttttattcataacaTTAATGAAGTAATATCGTGGATGCACTAATGCAAAATATATATACCAATGAATCcattaaatataaaacttatttaactattatttgcatcaaaatatttatcaataatctttaattttaattttgttttaaagaattttctattttttcgagaaaaaaattatgaagttAAGTTGACAAACTCTTCAATAATTTTACTTactaatataaaataaacattttgttTAGTGTATTCATTATCTCCCTTTACTCCTTTTAACTTGTCCAAACTTTATTGCAAAGATTTCCTTATTCACTTTCTAAGTAAATGAGTCTATAAACTAACCCACTCTATAATTTTAGAACCAAAGTAGGATAGAGGTTGATGTTAATTTTGGTCTGCCCCTAATAAGGCTAGAATAAAGGTCTTTTAGTCCCCGGACCATTCTCTCGCAACTGCTTCATCAACTGAAATGTTGTTTCTCTTCAGGTACAATTCCTTTATATCCTTCAAGTCTTTTTCTGCGCGAGTTACGATCACGCGACTCAGAGCATCTTCATTTGTCTCTTCCAGATTAATGGCTGATCGTAACACCTGCTTCACCAATCAATTTTCAATATTGATTTAAGGATTTAATTAGCCACCATATTGATATTTATGATAGCATCCCTCAACTTTTTTGCATTCTTACCTTTGCAAAATACTTTTTAGGATCTCGAATGCAACGTATCACAGTACGCAATGTAGAAAAATAATCACCGCCTGGAAAACCCTGCAATGGACCAAGTTCCAATGCAAATTACATGCCTTGTGTAGTTGCTGAATCGATGATAAGTGTATTGGTACCTTAGTGATGGAATGACCATAGATGTCTTTGTAGATGTTGAATGTAGCATTGAGCTGTGCTTGACTCCTAGTACTCAATATCCTAATCACTTCCTCGTTGTTAAAAGCCTTTCCATGGATTTCTTGATGGAGAGTACTAGCCTCAGATTGTGCCACTGTCTCATCAAATTCATCGCCATCATATCTATATGCACTTGTTACGCCAACCAAAAGCTGCAATATGACAACCTAAAAACCAATTATATTGGAATACGAGGCGTAAGGCCGTAGCAGAGTTTTGAAACATACTTTTCGAATATCAGCAGTGGTGAAAGAAGCGAGGTCTTCTTCGAGGGAATGCTTGTAGCGAAATTTATAAGCACGTTTCACAGCCAGGAGATCTTCAGGGGATCTGATACATGCAATTTCAATAATGACTCTATAATCAGGATCACTCTTCTGCAATGTTTCATTGGCTAAAACAGCATCTCGGTCTGCAGGATCCAGAGTCCATAAACTTATAGCTCTctgtattcaaaataaaattaaaaactcatCATCTGCGACTGCAATTTAAATcgtaaaaagatttttttttttttgaaatggaaCATGAACCTCTAAGTTTCCAGAGAGCTCGCATTTGAGTTGCTGGAGGAGATCTTGATGGTATATCTCTTGAAAAGCTAGTCTAACAAGCTTCCTTTGGAACAGATTTCGATGTCCAAGTATCGAAATTATGGCTTTCTTATCCGTTCCCCATCCTGAAAACAAATCATACACacgtaatttaattaaattacatgTCTTACTAATTTGGAATTTGAATTAATAGATATGGAAACCTTGACAAGCCTTCTTGATATTTTCTGCATCTTCAACAGGAGAGAATTGCTTCGGCCAAATAATTGTAGTCATTTTGGGCTTGTATTTGCCTGCTAGTAAAGTAACCTCAGggcttcattcatttttttatagtGACCGAGCAAGC
The sequence above is drawn from the Gossypium hirsutum isolate 1008001.06 chromosome A05, Gossypium_hirsutum_v2.1, whole genome shotgun sequence genome and encodes:
- the LOC107961384 gene encoding annexin D8 — protein: MGLSKKFICFCLLFPLLLFLLFQLESSSSSSSHGSSFKPAISASSQQFKPPVLQSHGSFEAGNHDHHKGKDGGGDDNQVFDDEKRKVHTGKYKPKMTTIIWPKQFSPVEDAENIKKACQGWGTDKKAIISILGHRNLFQRKLVRLAFQEIYHQDLLQQLKCELSGNLERAISLWTLDPADRDAVLANETLQKSDPDYRVIIEIACIRSPEDLLAVKRAYKFRYKHSLEEDLASFTTADIRKVCFKTLLRPYASYSNIIGF